In one Achromobacter spanius genomic region, the following are encoded:
- the nuoL gene encoding NADH-quinone oxidoreductase subunit L, whose amino-acid sequence MSSSPNLYLLIALAPLAGAILAGLFGTGFLGRPIGRRASHVITILGVLISAIGSVVVLGDVLNGLRFDGAVYTWSLIGQTKLEIGFLIDPLSAMMMVVVTSVSLMVHIYTIGYMADDPGYQRFFSYISLFTFSMLMLVMSNNMVQLFFGWEAVGLVSYLLIGFWYTRPTAIFANMKAFLINRVGDFGFVLGIGLLFAYAGTMHYGEVFAQADKLAAMTLPGSDWMLLTVACICLFIGAMGKSAQVPLHAWLPDSMEGPTPISALIHAATMVTAGIFMVARFSPLFELSDVALSFIIVIGAIGALFLGILGIIQTDIKRVVAYSTLSQLGYMTVALGASAYSVAIFHLMTHAFFKALLFLGAGSVIIGMHHDQDIRNMGGLRKYMPITWITFLLGTLALVGTPFFSGFYSKENIIEAAGHANVWGASFAYYAVLIGVFVTSLYSFRVYFLVFHGKERFDTSDHGHGHGHDDHGHDDHGHGHHGGKPHESPWVVTLPLILLAIPSVLVGAWAVDPMLFGKFFNGVITVLPQHPAMHELQEEWHGWVAYGLHAFQTLPFWLVVAGFVIAWYCYLINPKVPAAIKANLSGVNKVLENKYYVDWVNEQIIARGMRALGRGLWQTGDRGIIDGLLVNGSARVVGWVAAVSRHLQSGFIYHYAFAMIIGIMALVTFFVLIPQ is encoded by the coding sequence ATGTCTAGCTCACCCAATCTCTACTTGCTCATCGCGCTGGCACCGCTGGCCGGAGCAATTCTCGCGGGCCTTTTCGGCACCGGCTTCCTGGGCCGTCCCATCGGCCGCCGCGCGTCCCACGTCATCACCATTCTTGGCGTACTCATCTCGGCCATCGGTTCGGTGGTGGTGCTGGGCGACGTGCTCAACGGCCTGCGCTTTGACGGCGCGGTCTACACCTGGAGCCTGATCGGCCAGACCAAGCTGGAAATCGGCTTCCTGATCGATCCGCTGTCGGCCATGATGATGGTCGTGGTCACGTCGGTGTCGCTGATGGTGCACATCTACACCATCGGCTACATGGCTGACGACCCCGGCTATCAGCGCTTCTTCTCGTACATCTCGCTGTTCACGTTCTCCATGCTGATGCTGGTGATGTCGAACAACATGGTGCAGCTGTTCTTCGGCTGGGAAGCAGTGGGCCTGGTGTCGTACCTGCTGATCGGTTTCTGGTACACCCGCCCGACGGCCATCTTCGCCAACATGAAGGCATTCCTGATCAACCGCGTCGGTGACTTCGGCTTCGTGCTGGGTATCGGCCTGTTGTTCGCGTACGCCGGCACGATGCACTACGGCGAAGTCTTCGCCCAAGCCGACAAGCTGGCCGCGATGACCCTGCCGGGTTCTGACTGGATGCTGCTGACGGTGGCGTGTATCTGCCTGTTCATCGGCGCCATGGGCAAATCGGCCCAGGTTCCGCTGCACGCCTGGCTGCCTGACTCCATGGAAGGCCCGACCCCGATCTCCGCACTGATCCACGCCGCCACCATGGTGACGGCCGGTATCTTCATGGTGGCGCGCTTCTCGCCGCTGTTTGAACTGTCGGACGTGGCGCTGTCGTTCATCATCGTGATCGGCGCCATCGGCGCGCTGTTCCTGGGCATCCTGGGCATCATCCAGACTGACATCAAGCGCGTTGTTGCGTACTCCACGCTGTCGCAGCTGGGTTACATGACGGTGGCGCTGGGCGCCTCGGCCTACTCGGTGGCCATTTTCCACCTGATGACCCACGCGTTCTTCAAGGCGCTGCTGTTCCTGGGCGCGGGCTCGGTCATCATCGGCATGCACCACGACCAGGACATCCGCAACATGGGTGGCCTGCGCAAGTACATGCCAATCACCTGGATCACGTTCCTGCTGGGCACGCTGGCACTGGTTGGCACGCCGTTCTTCTCGGGTTTCTACTCGAAGGAAAACATTATCGAAGCGGCCGGCCACGCCAACGTCTGGGGCGCAAGCTTCGCGTACTACGCCGTGCTGATCGGTGTGTTCGTGACCTCGCTGTACTCGTTCCGCGTGTATTTCCTGGTCTTCCACGGCAAGGAACGCTTCGACACCAGTGACCACGGTCATGGCCATGGCCACGACGATCACGGTCATGACGACCACGGCCACGGCCATCATGGCGGCAAGCCGCATGAGTCGCCCTGGGTGGTCACGCTGCCGCTGATCCTGCTGGCGATTCCGTCGGTGCTGGTTGGCGCCTGGGCGGTTGACCCGATGCTGTTCGGCAAGTTCTTCAACGGCGTGATCACGGTGCTGCCGCAGCATCCGGCCATGCACGAACTGCAAGAAGAGTGGCACGGCTGGGTCGCCTACGGCCTGCATGCCTTCCAGACCCTGCCGTTCTGGCTGGTCGTGGCTGGTTTCGTCATTGCCTGGTACTGCTACCTGATCAATCCCAAGGTTCCGGCCGCCATCAAGGCCAACCTCTCCGGCGTCAACAAGGTGCTTGAAAACAAGTACTACGTGGACTGGGTCAACGAGCAGATCATTGCTCGCGGCATGCGCGCCCTGGGCCGTGGCCTGTGGCAGACCGGCGACCGCGGCATCATCGATGGCCTGCTGGTCAACGGTAGCGCCCGCGTCGTGGGCTGGGTGGCAGCGGTCAGCCGCCACCTGCAATCCGGCTTCATCTATCACTACGCGTTCGCGATGATCATCGGCATCATGGCGCTGGTGACTTTCTTTGTGCTGATTCCCCAATGA
- a CDS encoding NADH-quinone oxidoreductase subunit M → MMASEMASNTFPWLTLAIFVPIVFGLLVLAVGRDDRPGLTRGLSLAGAVAGFLVTIPLYTGFDNTTAAMQFVEKASWIEAFNVNYHLGIDGISLWFVLLTAFITVIVVLAGWEVITSRVAQYMAAFLILSGLMVGVFAALDGMLFYVFFEATLIPMYIIIGAWGGDNRIYAAFKFFLYTLMGSLLTLIAFIYLWHASGGSFDILTWHQVKLGQTEQILIFVALLAAFAVKVPMWPVHTWLPDVHVEAPTGGSIVLAAIMLKLGAYGFLRFSLPITPDASHSLAGLMITLSLIAVIYIGLVAIIQEDMKKLVAYSSVAHMGFVTLGFFIFNTAGVEGAIVQMISHGFVSGAMFMCIGVLYDRMHSRQIADYGGVVNVMPRFATFFILFSMANSGLPATSGFVGEFMVIMGAVEHNFWIGLLAATALIMGAAYSLWMVKRVVLGDIANDHVRELTDINRREFVILGVMAIAVLYMGIYPKPFTDVMHVSVEALLQHVAVSKL, encoded by the coding sequence ATGATGGCAAGCGAGATGGCATCCAACACTTTCCCCTGGCTCACGCTTGCGATCTTTGTCCCGATCGTATTCGGCCTGCTGGTGCTGGCGGTGGGCCGTGACGACCGTCCCGGTCTGACGCGCGGCCTGTCGCTGGCCGGCGCCGTTGCCGGTTTCCTCGTCACGATTCCGCTCTACACCGGTTTTGACAACACCACGGCCGCCATGCAGTTCGTGGAAAAGGCCTCGTGGATCGAAGCCTTCAACGTCAATTACCACTTGGGCATCGACGGCATTTCGCTGTGGTTCGTCCTCCTGACCGCGTTCATCACCGTCATCGTGGTGCTGGCCGGCTGGGAAGTCATCACCAGCCGCGTGGCGCAGTACATGGCCGCCTTCCTGATCCTGTCGGGTCTGATGGTGGGCGTGTTCGCCGCGCTGGACGGCATGCTGTTCTACGTGTTCTTCGAAGCCACGCTGATCCCGATGTACATCATCATCGGGGCGTGGGGCGGCGATAACCGTATCTACGCGGCATTCAAGTTCTTCCTCTACACGCTGATGGGTTCCCTGCTGACCCTGATCGCCTTCATCTACCTGTGGCATGCATCGGGTGGTTCGTTCGACATCCTGACCTGGCACCAGGTCAAGCTGGGCCAGACCGAACAGATCCTGATCTTCGTGGCGCTGCTGGCGGCCTTCGCGGTGAAGGTGCCGATGTGGCCGGTTCACACCTGGTTGCCGGACGTGCACGTTGAAGCGCCCACGGGCGGCTCCATCGTGCTGGCCGCGATCATGCTGAAGCTGGGCGCCTATGGCTTCCTGCGCTTCTCGCTGCCGATCACGCCCGACGCCTCGCACAGCCTGGCCGGCCTGATGATCACGTTGTCGCTGATTGCGGTGATCTACATCGGACTGGTGGCGATCATCCAGGAAGACATGAAGAAGCTGGTGGCTTACTCGTCGGTTGCCCACATGGGTTTCGTGACGCTGGGCTTCTTCATCTTCAACACGGCCGGCGTCGAAGGCGCCATCGTGCAGATGATTTCCCACGGCTTCGTGTCGGGCGCCATGTTCATGTGTATCGGCGTGCTGTATGACCGCATGCACTCACGCCAGATCGCCGATTACGGTGGTGTGGTCAACGTGATGCCGCGCTTCGCCACGTTCTTCATCCTGTTCTCGATGGCCAACAGCGGCCTGCCGGCCACCAGCGGTTTCGTCGGCGAGTTCATGGTGATCATGGGCGCGGTCGAGCACAACTTCTGGATCGGCCTGTTGGCGGCTACCGCCCTGATCATGGGGGCTGCGTATTCGCTGTGGATGGTCAAGCGTGTGGTCCTGGGCGACATCGCCAATGACCACGTCCGCGAGCTGACCGATATCAACCGCCGCGAATTTGTGATTCTTGGCGTGATGGCGATCGCCGTGTTGTACATGGGGATCTATCCCAAGCCCTTTACCGACGTCATGCACGTATCGGTCGAGGCCCTGCTGCAACACGTTGCCGTCTCGAAACTGTAA
- the nuoN gene encoding NADH-quinone oxidoreductase subunit NuoN, with amino-acid sequence MMQSQIDFALAAPEILLLVSGLAILLVDAVSNHPERKPTFLLTLLVLGALTVVSAVQWMNGVKGATFHGLYVTDELSHLLKIASYIAVGATLVYGRVYAQVRDMLKGGELYVLTLFALLGQMVMISSGNLISIYLGLELMSLALYALIALRRDDVVATEAAMKYFVLGALASGFLLYGMSMVYGATGHLDLAEVSKVIAAGKAEKMALVFGIVFLVSGLAFKLGAVPFHMWVPDVYQGSPTAVTLILGGAPKLAAFAITLRLLVDGLHGLAADWQPMLMILAVLSLAIGNLTAIAQTNFKRMLAYSTISHMGFVLLGLMSGAVEGKPELSSAAYGASLFYMLTYVLTTLASFGIVLLLSRQGFECEHIDDLKGLNRRSPWHAFIVLLLMFSLAGIPPLVGFYAKLAVLQALVSAGHVTLAVVAVLFSLIGAFYYLRVVKVVYFDEPVADVAPIVATCGQRGLLSINGAMMLLLGLLPGGLMALCVQAIRSSLSL; translated from the coding sequence ATGATGCAATCCCAAATCGATTTCGCCCTGGCGGCGCCGGAAATCCTTCTGCTGGTTTCCGGCCTGGCTATCCTGCTCGTCGACGCGGTCAGCAATCACCCCGAGCGCAAGCCGACGTTTCTGCTGACCCTGCTGGTGTTGGGCGCGCTGACCGTCGTGTCGGCTGTGCAATGGATGAACGGCGTTAAGGGCGCGACCTTCCACGGTCTGTACGTCACCGACGAACTGTCGCACCTGCTGAAGATCGCGTCCTACATTGCCGTGGGCGCCACGCTGGTCTATGGCCGTGTCTATGCGCAAGTGCGTGACATGCTCAAGGGCGGCGAGCTTTACGTCCTGACGCTGTTCGCGCTGCTGGGCCAGATGGTCATGATTTCCTCCGGGAACCTGATCTCCATCTACCTGGGCCTGGAACTGATGTCGCTGGCGCTGTACGCGCTGATCGCGCTGCGCCGCGATGACGTCGTGGCCACCGAAGCCGCCATGAAGTACTTCGTGCTGGGCGCGTTGGCCTCGGGCTTCCTGCTGTACGGCATGTCGATGGTCTACGGCGCCACGGGTCACCTGGACCTGGCCGAAGTGTCCAAGGTCATCGCCGCCGGTAAGGCCGAGAAGATGGCGCTGGTGTTCGGCATTGTGTTCCTGGTATCGGGCCTGGCGTTCAAGCTGGGCGCCGTGCCGTTCCACATGTGGGTGCCGGACGTCTACCAAGGCTCGCCGACCGCCGTCACGCTGATCCTGGGCGGCGCGCCCAAGCTGGCGGCCTTCGCTATCACCCTGCGTCTGCTGGTGGACGGCCTGCATGGCCTGGCCGCCGACTGGCAGCCGATGTTGATGATTCTGGCCGTGCTGTCGCTGGCGATCGGTAACCTGACCGCCATCGCGCAGACCAACTTCAAGCGCATGCTGGCTTATTCGACCATCTCGCACATGGGCTTCGTGCTCTTGGGCCTGATGTCGGGCGCGGTCGAAGGCAAGCCGGAACTGTCGTCGGCCGCCTATGGCGCGTCGCTGTTCTACATGCTGACCTACGTGCTGACCACGCTGGCCAGCTTCGGCATCGTGCTGCTGCTGTCGCGCCAGGGTTTCGAGTGCGAGCACATCGACGACCTGAAGGGCCTGAACCGCCGTAGCCCGTGGCATGCGTTCATCGTGCTGCTGCTGATGTTCTCGCTGGCCGGCATTCCGCCGCTGGTGGGCTTCTACGCCAAGCTGGCCGTGCTGCAAGCGCTGGTCAGCGCGGGCCACGTGACGCTGGCGGTGGTGGCGGTGCTGTTCTCGCTGATCGGCGCGTTCTACTACCTGCGTGTCGTGAAGGTCGTTTACTTCGACGAACCGGTGGCTGATGTGGCCCCGATCGTCGCGACCTGCGGTCAACGCGGCCTGCTGTCGATCAACGGCGCCATGATGCTGCTGTTGGGCCTGTTGCCCGGTGGCCTGATGGCGCTGTGCGTGCAGGCGATTCGTTCGTCGCTGAGCCTGTAA
- a CDS encoding DUF2818 family protein: MNQTLAVWLLIALALVSANLPFLTERVFAVLPWKQGGAVAVKPFWMRLVEVLVFYGIVGALGFAFESTLGNRFAQTWEFYAITLSLYLVLAYPGFVYRYLFKRHPRLRV; encoded by the coding sequence ATGAACCAGACGCTGGCGGTATGGCTGTTGATCGCGCTGGCGCTGGTCAGCGCCAACCTGCCGTTCCTGACCGAACGCGTCTTCGCCGTCTTGCCCTGGAAGCAGGGTGGGGCGGTGGCGGTCAAGCCGTTCTGGATGCGTCTGGTTGAAGTGCTGGTGTTTTACGGCATCGTCGGCGCGTTGGGTTTTGCTTTCGAATCCACGCTGGGCAATCGCTTTGCCCAGACGTGGGAGTTCTACGCCATTACCCTCAGCCTGTACCTGGTGCTGGCCTATCCGGGCTTCGTGTACCGCTATCTGTTCAAGCGGCACCCTCGCTTACGGGTTTGA
- a CDS encoding TonB-dependent receptor, translated as MKSQDSYSLNTLATSLAAAIAAPALFISPYAAAQSTDSGVTQLAPVRVEGEGSSYQTNTVPSPKMTAPLLDTPRTVQVVPKQVIQDQAASTLQDVLRNSPGITFGAGEGGRPGGDLPIIRGQNAASSLFLDGIRDSSTQVRDTFNLEQVEVIKGPDSVYSGRGGAGGSINMVSKAPKATDFTEATAQIGTDNNYRATIDSNWRLADKAAFRLNVMGNKGDVAGRDNAVDFERWGVAPSLMLGVGTPTRITLSYYHYQDDSMPDYSIPYDPKTGQPVTETMGVSRKSFYGLTGRDFMKTRDDVATVDFQHDFSDKLQLRNVTRYGRGTTDFAATNPDDSKGNVANGLVYRALKSGYYVTKTFANQTDLTGEFDTGSLKHTFDLGFEYSNIKQNKDGYKESGVPTGGSNCVTATSAAGVNTYANPALCASLWDPDPGTDYPGTLTRNNNPARYNTDTLALYGFDTIKFNEQWQASLGARWDNYRTSGSNIAAGRNDPAGTPSFYSTSRNDNLFNYQIGLAYKPLPNGTIYATYGTSSTPSAIAASATSDATSLSNSSLEPEKSRTVEVGTKWQVFDDRLTLSAAAFHDIRKNTSVAVSATEVAQVGEAKVRGIELGFSGNITPKWNVFGGYTFMDSEMTKGAYNSGAVGQDLPNTPRNAFSLWTTYKVLPKLTVGGGAYYVDKVYGNSDATRNANGTPKARWVPSYWRFDAMAAYEFNEHYSAQLNVLNLFDETYYTKAYAAHYAALGTGRAALLTLKMRY; from the coding sequence TTGAAGTCCCAAGATTCGTATTCGCTGAATACGCTCGCTACCTCGCTTGCCGCGGCCATTGCGGCGCCCGCCCTGTTCATCAGCCCCTACGCCGCCGCGCAGTCCACGGATTCGGGTGTCACGCAGCTTGCGCCGGTTCGGGTGGAGGGCGAGGGCTCTTCCTACCAAACGAACACCGTACCGTCGCCCAAGATGACGGCGCCGCTGCTCGACACGCCGCGCACTGTGCAGGTGGTGCCCAAGCAGGTGATCCAGGATCAGGCCGCGTCGACCTTGCAGGACGTGCTGCGCAACTCGCCCGGCATTACGTTTGGCGCCGGTGAAGGCGGCCGTCCGGGTGGCGATCTTCCCATTATTCGCGGGCAGAATGCCGCCAGCAGCCTGTTCCTGGACGGTATCCGCGATTCCAGCACGCAGGTGCGCGACACCTTCAACCTGGAACAGGTGGAAGTGATCAAGGGTCCGGACTCGGTGTATTCCGGCCGGGGCGGGGCGGGCGGCAGCATCAACATGGTCAGCAAGGCGCCCAAGGCCACTGACTTCACTGAAGCCACCGCGCAGATCGGCACCGACAACAATTACCGCGCGACCATCGACAGCAACTGGCGACTGGCCGACAAGGCCGCCTTCCGCCTGAACGTGATGGGCAACAAGGGCGATGTGGCCGGCCGCGACAACGCCGTGGACTTCGAACGTTGGGGCGTGGCTCCGTCGCTGATGCTGGGCGTGGGAACGCCGACGCGCATCACGCTCAGCTACTACCACTATCAAGACGACAGCATGCCGGACTACTCCATTCCGTATGACCCGAAGACGGGGCAGCCGGTCACGGAGACGATGGGCGTGAGCCGCAAGTCGTTCTATGGCCTGACGGGCCGCGACTTCATGAAGACCCGCGACGACGTTGCCACGGTGGACTTCCAGCATGATTTCTCGGACAAGCTGCAGCTGCGCAACGTGACCCGCTATGGCCGGGGCACCACGGACTTTGCCGCGACGAACCCGGACGACAGCAAGGGCAATGTGGCCAACGGCCTGGTGTACCGCGCGCTGAAGTCGGGCTACTACGTCACCAAGACCTTCGCCAACCAGACCGACCTGACCGGCGAATTCGACACGGGCAGCCTGAAGCACACCTTCGACCTGGGCTTTGAATACAGCAACATCAAGCAGAACAAGGACGGCTACAAGGAATCGGGCGTGCCCACGGGCGGTAGCAACTGCGTGACCGCAACCAGCGCCGCCGGCGTCAACACCTACGCCAACCCGGCACTGTGCGCGTCCTTGTGGGACCCGGACCCCGGCACCGACTACCCGGGCACGCTGACCCGCAACAACAACCCCGCGCGCTACAACACGGATACCCTGGCGCTCTACGGGTTTGACACCATCAAGTTCAACGAGCAGTGGCAAGCCAGCCTGGGCGCGCGCTGGGACAACTACCGCACCAGCGGCAGCAACATCGCCGCCGGCCGTAACGACCCGGCGGGCACGCCGTCGTTCTACAGCACCAGCCGCAACGACAACCTGTTCAACTACCAGATCGGCCTGGCGTACAAGCCTTTGCCCAACGGCACCATCTACGCCACGTACGGCACCTCGTCCACGCCTTCGGCCATTGCGGCCAGCGCCACCAGCGACGCTACGTCGCTGAGCAATTCGTCGCTGGAACCCGAAAAAAGCCGCACCGTGGAAGTGGGCACCAAGTGGCAGGTCTTTGACGACCGCCTGACGCTGTCGGCCGCGGCGTTCCACGACATCCGCAAGAACACCAGCGTGGCGGTGTCGGCCACCGAAGTGGCGCAGGTGGGCGAGGCCAAGGTGCGCGGCATTGAACTGGGCTTCTCGGGCAACATCACGCCCAAGTGGAACGTGTTCGGCGGCTACACCTTCATGGATAGCGAAATGACCAAGGGCGCCTACAACAGCGGCGCCGTGGGTCAGGACCTGCCCAATACCCCGCGCAACGCCTTCAGCCTGTGGACCACCTACAAGGTGCTGCCCAAGCTGACGGTGGGCGGCGGCGCCTACTACGTGGACAAGGTCTACGGCAATTCAGACGCCACCCGTAACGCCAACGGCACGCCCAAGGCGCGCTGGGTGCCGTCGTACTGGCGCTTCGACGCCATGGCGGCCTACGAATTCAACGAGCACTACTCGGCGCAACTGAACGTGCTGAACCTGTTCGACGAAACGTACTACACCAAGGCTTACGCGGCCCACTACGCGGCGCTGGGCACCGGACGCGCGGCGTTGCTGACGCTGAAGATGCGCTACTGA
- the serB gene encoding phosphoserine phosphatase SerB, whose amino-acid sequence MTTHHLVVQSPGLRIEHAEQLAAMAQAQGVARISNTAARLLDVQHDALTRAEVVAWAERQGVDVAFVPAGLKLSGCKVLAMDMDSTLINIECIDEIAGVVGVKDKVSEITEAAMRGEIKDFAESLRRRVALLKGVPAEALEQVYVEKLRLNPGAERLISTAQAAGIKVLLVSGGFTFFTDRLRERLKLDSAHANTLEIDNGLLTGHVLGDILDAQAKAVYLREFARTHGATKDQIIAMGDGANDLLMLGAAGFPVAYHAKPVVREQTRFALNVTGLDGVLNWFES is encoded by the coding sequence ATGACCACCCATCACCTTGTCGTCCAATCTCCCGGCCTACGCATCGAACACGCCGAGCAACTGGCCGCCATGGCCCAAGCCCAGGGCGTGGCGCGCATCAGCAATACCGCCGCCCGCTTGCTGGACGTTCAGCACGACGCCCTGACCCGTGCCGAAGTCGTGGCCTGGGCTGAACGCCAGGGCGTTGATGTGGCGTTCGTGCCCGCCGGGCTGAAGCTGTCTGGCTGCAAGGTGTTGGCGATGGACATGGATTCCACGCTGATCAACATCGAATGCATCGACGAGATCGCGGGCGTGGTGGGTGTGAAGGACAAGGTGTCCGAAATCACCGAAGCCGCCATGCGCGGCGAAATCAAGGACTTTGCCGAAAGCCTGCGCCGCCGCGTCGCGCTGCTCAAGGGCGTGCCCGCCGAAGCGCTGGAACAGGTGTATGTGGAAAAGCTGCGCCTGAATCCCGGCGCCGAACGGCTGATCTCCACGGCGCAGGCAGCCGGCATCAAGGTGCTGCTGGTGTCGGGCGGCTTCACCTTCTTTACCGACCGCCTGCGCGAACGCCTGAAGCTGGACAGCGCACACGCCAACACGCTGGAAATCGACAACGGCCTGCTGACCGGCCACGTGCTGGGCGACATCCTGGACGCGCAGGCCAAGGCCGTCTACCTGCGCGAATTCGCGCGCACCCACGGCGCCACCAAAGACCAGATCATCGCCATGGGCGACGGCGCCAACGACTTGCTGATGCTGGGCGCCGCGGGCTTCCCCGTGGCCTATCACGCCAAGCCGGTGGTGCGCGAGCAAACGCGCTTCGCCTTGAACGTCACCGGGCTGGACGGCGTGCTGAACTGGTTTGAAAGCTGA